From the Aquirufa lenticrescens genome, the window AATGTTAAGAAATACTCAAATAAATTTATTGAGTGGAGTAATTTTATGTACTGATTTTCCTGAAGAGGCTAAAAATTATTTTAATTAATATGAAGATTAAGGCGATTATTTTTGATATGGATGGTGTTTTGATTGATGCTAAGGATTGGCATTATGAATCTTTGAACAAGGCTTTAGCTATTTTCGGACATGAAATTAGTAGATATGATCACTTGGTAACATTTGACGGGTTACCTACTAAGAAAAAGCTTGAAATGCTAAGTATTGAAGGCGATTTCCCTACTGGCTTGCATTCGTTCGTAAACGAACTTAAGCAACAATACACAATGGATATAGTTTATTCAAAATGTAAACCAGTTTTTCAACATCAATTTGCTTTATCTAAGTTGAAAAATATAGGATACAATTTAGCTGTTTGTTCTAATTCAATACGAAATTCAATAGAAACAATGATGGATAAATCAGGTTTAGCACCTTTTCTTGAATTTATTATATCTAATCAAGATGTAAATCAAGGAAAGCCAGATCCAGAGATGTACAATAAGGCGATAAATAAGTTAGGTTTAGTTCCAGATGAATGTCTTATTGTTGAAGATAATGAAAATGGAGTTAAAGCCGCCTTAGCCTCAGGAGCTCATTTACTAAAAGTTGAAAATCCCGATGATGTAAACTATTTCAACATTATTAATCGAATCAAAGAAATTGAAAATGCTTAAAATTATAATGCCTTTAGCAGGGAAATCTGATCTTTTTGTTAATTCGGGCTACCATTATCCTAAACCATTAATCGAAATTAATGGTAAAACAATGATTGAATGGGTCGTTTCCAATCCCTCAAAAATTGAAAGGTTACATCAATTTATATTCATTGTTAAAGAAGAGGACGTGATAAAGTATCATTTAGATAATACTCTTAGGTTAATTTGTCCCGGCTGTGAAATTATAAAGATAAAAAATCAAACTAAAGGGGGGTTATGTAGTGTTTTAATGGCAATTGACAAAGTAATGCCCGATGATAGCTTGCTCATTTTAAATAGTGATCAGATTGTAGATATTGATTTTAACGAAGTCGACCAATTCTGGCTTAAAGAAAAAGTCGATGCCGGATTAGTTACTTTTAATTCAGTGCATCCTAGATGGTCTTATGCTAGAATTGAAGAGGGTCTTGTGGTTCAAACTGCTGAAAAAAATCCAATTAGCAACCAATCTATAGCTGGATATTATTACTTTCAAAACTCAGAGTTGTTTTTTAAGGCAGCTTTTCAAACAATTAAAAATGATGTACAACTTGAAGGGATGTACTATATATCCCCAGTTATTAATCAATATGTCTTAAATAATCTAAAAGTAAAATCTTTTAAGATTGACAATAAAAAATTCAATTCATTCTACTCTCCACAGATGATGGCAGAATATGAGCGAAATATTAGATAATTTAAGATGTTAGAAAAATTCGAACTTAAAGATATGATTAAAGGGTGGTTCATAGGAGACTTTGATCCAACTTTGTATAAAACCAATGATGTAGAGGTCGCAATAAAGCATTATAAAGCAGGAGATTTTGAAGAAAGGCATTATCACAAAATAGCAACTGAATTCACAATTGTTTTAAATGGCCAAATTGAAATGGATGGCAATAAGTATAATAATAATGATATTGTAAAAATAGTCCCAGGAGTTTCAACTGATTTTAAAGCTATAACTGATGTTACAACTGTAGTAATTAAAATACCTGGTGCTTTGAATGATAAATATTTTATTTGATTTTAAAGAGTTAAAAATTTGAATTTTTTAAATAAAAAAAGTTATGATTAACATTGTTATTCCTATGGCTGGGGAAGGTATAAGATTTGTAAATGCCGGATATAAAAAGCCTAAACCGTTTATTGATGTAGCTGGTAAAGCAATGATTGAAAGGGTAATAGAAAATTTACAATGTTTGGATGCCCGCTTCATTTTAATTGGAAGGAAAGAACACCTAAAAAGAGAGTATGAGTTTGTTAATTATTTAAAAAAGAGATTTGATGCAATTTTTTTGGAAATTGATAATAAAACTGAGGGTACGGCATGCACAGTATTATATGCAAGAAAGTATATAAATAATAATGAACCTTTACTAATCGCAAATTCTGATCAAATTGTTGATATTAAAATACAGAGTTTTATTGATGATTTTAAGTTGAGAGAACTTGATGGATCAATACTCACATTTTCTGACCTTGAACAAAATCCCAAATGGTCTTTTGCCAAAATTGATAATAAGGGATTAGTAATTGAAGTTCAAGAAAAAAAAGTAATTTCTGAGTTTGCTACAGTTGGAATATATTTGTTTAAAAGTGGGAAA encodes:
- a CDS encoding HAD family hydrolase; this translates as MKIKAIIFDMDGVLIDAKDWHYESLNKALAIFGHEISRYDHLVTFDGLPTKKKLEMLSIEGDFPTGLHSFVNELKQQYTMDIVYSKCKPVFQHQFALSKLKNIGYNLAVCSNSIRNSIETMMDKSGLAPFLEFIISNQDVNQGKPDPEMYNKAINKLGLVPDECLIVEDNENGVKAALASGAHLLKVENPDDVNYFNIINRIKEIENA
- a CDS encoding glycosyltransferase family 2 protein, with amino-acid sequence MPLAGKSDLFVNSGYHYPKPLIEINGKTMIEWVVSNPSKIERLHQFIFIVKEEDVIKYHLDNTLRLICPGCEIIKIKNQTKGGLCSVLMAIDKVMPDDSLLILNSDQIVDIDFNEVDQFWLKEKVDAGLVTFNSVHPRWSYARIEEGLVVQTAEKNPISNQSIAGYYYFQNSELFFKAAFQTIKNDVQLEGMYYISPVINQYVLNNLKVKSFKIDNKKFNSFYSPQMMAEYERNIR
- a CDS encoding cupin domain-containing protein, with the protein product MLEKFELKDMIKGWFIGDFDPTLYKTNDVEVAIKHYKAGDFEERHYHKIATEFTIVLNGQIEMDGNKYNNNDIVKIVPGVSTDFKAITDVTTVVIKIPGALNDKYFI
- a CDS encoding glycosyltransferase family 2 protein; translated protein: MINIVIPMAGEGIRFVNAGYKKPKPFIDVAGKAMIERVIENLQCLDARFILIGRKEHLKREYEFVNYLKKRFDAIFLEIDNKTEGTACTVLYARKYINNNEPLLIANSDQIVDIKIQSFIDDFKLRELDGSILTFSDLEQNPKWSFAKIDNKGLVIEVQEKKVISEFATVGIYLFKSGKDFVNYSLDMIVRNIRVNNEFYTCPVYNHAIEDFKKIGIYNILQSEMNGIGTPEDLNLYLKKLNNV